One genomic region from Haloprofundus salinisoli encodes:
- a CDS encoding cupin domain-containing protein, with amino-acid sequence MSALPPAKVSLAEAFDSFDEQWSPRVAAELNGQAVKLAKVEGEFVWHSHDDADELFFVSSGELRIEFRDAEAVTLQSGELLVVPAGVEHRPVADAEAEILLFEPAATRNTGDVDDELTQTETTYLD; translated from the coding sequence GTGAGCGCGCTGCCGCCAGCGAAAGTTTCGCTCGCAGAGGCGTTCGACTCGTTCGACGAGCAGTGGTCTCCGCGCGTCGCCGCCGAACTGAACGGTCAGGCGGTGAAACTCGCCAAAGTCGAAGGTGAGTTCGTCTGGCACAGCCACGACGACGCCGACGAACTGTTCTTCGTCAGCTCGGGGGAACTCCGTATCGAGTTCCGTGACGCCGAAGCTGTGACGCTCCAGTCGGGCGAACTGCTCGTCGTGCCGGCAGGGGTCGAACATCGGCCCGTCGCCGACGCGGAAGCGGAGATTCTGCTCTTCGAACCGGCGGCGACGAGAAACACCGGCGACGTCGACGACGAGTTGACGCAGACCGAGACGACGTATCTCGATTGA
- the gfcR gene encoding transcriptional regulator GfcR encodes MKNVDDLISSAAELAERGLSKGEIADELNVSRETASWLVERSGATSSEPETTSTAPSGGTGPDDIHVDWNTVGRDSARLSYVAWAMADLLGKEGDDVDLTIGIEKAGAPLATVVARELDTDLGTFAPAKHQWEEGDIEDLGGSFSRNFAQIRDRSCYVVDDTITSGTTMRQTIEAVHDHGGTVEAAVVIVDKQGIEEIDGVPVYSLINVVRVGEE; translated from the coding sequence ATGAAGAACGTCGATGACCTCATCTCCAGTGCGGCGGAGTTGGCAGAACGCGGCCTCTCGAAGGGCGAGATCGCCGACGAACTGAACGTCTCCCGCGAGACGGCGAGCTGGCTCGTCGAGCGCAGCGGCGCGACGAGTTCCGAACCCGAGACGACGAGCACCGCTCCCTCCGGCGGCACCGGGCCCGACGACATCCACGTCGACTGGAACACCGTCGGCCGCGACAGCGCTCGTCTCAGTTACGTGGCGTGGGCGATGGCCGACCTGCTCGGAAAGGAGGGCGATGACGTCGACCTCACCATTGGTATCGAGAAAGCCGGTGCACCGCTGGCGACGGTGGTCGCCCGCGAACTCGACACCGACCTCGGAACGTTCGCCCCCGCGAAACACCAGTGGGAGGAGGGCGACATCGAGGACCTCGGCGGCAGTTTCTCCCGGAACTTCGCGCAGATTCGCGACCGCAGCTGCTACGTCGTCGACGACACCATCACGAGCGGCACGACGATGCGCCAAACCATCGAAGCCGTCCACGACCACGGCGGGACCGTCGAGGCCGCCGTCGTCATCGTCGACAAGCAGGGCATCGAGGAGATAGACGGCGTCCCGGTGTACTCGCTCATCAACGTCGTCCGCGTCGGCGAGGAGTGA
- a CDS encoding glucose 1-dehydrogenase — protein sequence MKAIAVYEGDGKPSVVDVPKPEPSTGEALVRTLRVGVDGTDHEVLSGGHGGFPEGEEYLVLGHEAVGVVEDPNGTGLERGDVVVPTVRRPPNGPNEYFERGEPDMAPAGEYHERGIDGAHGFMAEYFTSPEEYLVSIPAELASVGFLVEPVSISEKAIEHAYASRSAFEWNPETALVLGNGSLGLLTLAMLGIEYGYDADRLYCLGRRDRPDATIDVIEKLGATYVDSRETPVDEIPDVHEPMDYIYEATGFPKHVFQSVHALAPNGVAALLGVPSDWEFEVDGGAFHSELVLHNKALVGSVNSHVKHFEAATESLASMPEWLLDALVTGIYGLDEFGRAFDDDDTTIKTAVQFSTYEERR from the coding sequence ATGAAAGCGATAGCGGTGTACGAGGGAGACGGGAAACCGAGCGTCGTCGACGTCCCGAAGCCGGAGCCGTCGACGGGGGAAGCGCTCGTCCGAACGCTTCGCGTCGGCGTCGACGGCACCGACCACGAGGTGTTGAGTGGGGGCCACGGTGGGTTCCCCGAGGGAGAGGAGTATCTCGTGCTCGGCCACGAGGCCGTCGGCGTCGTCGAGGACCCCAACGGCACCGGCCTCGAACGCGGCGACGTCGTCGTTCCCACCGTTCGCCGGCCGCCGAACGGTCCCAACGAGTACTTCGAGCGCGGCGAGCCCGACATGGCCCCGGCGGGCGAGTACCACGAACGCGGCATCGACGGCGCACACGGCTTCATGGCGGAGTACTTCACGAGTCCCGAGGAGTATCTCGTGTCCATCCCCGCGGAGCTCGCGTCGGTCGGCTTCCTCGTCGAACCCGTCTCCATCTCCGAGAAGGCCATCGAACACGCTTACGCCTCGCGCTCCGCGTTCGAGTGGAACCCCGAGACGGCGCTCGTGCTCGGCAACGGGAGTCTCGGCCTACTCACGCTGGCGATGCTCGGTATCGAGTACGGCTACGACGCCGACCGCCTCTACTGTCTAGGACGTCGCGACCGCCCCGACGCGACCATCGACGTCATCGAGAAATTGGGGGCGACGTACGTCGACTCCCGAGAGACGCCGGTCGACGAGATTCCCGACGTTCACGAACCGATGGACTACATCTACGAGGCGACCGGATTCCCGAAACACGTCTTCCAGTCGGTTCACGCGCTCGCGCCGAACGGCGTCGCGGCGCTCTTGGGCGTGCCGAGCGACTGGGAGTTCGAAGTCGACGGAGGCGCGTTCCACAGCGAGCTCGTCCTGCACAACAAGGCGCTCGTCGGCAGCGTCAACTCCCACGTCAAGCACTTCGAGGCGGCGACCGAGTCGCTGGCGTCGATGCCGGAGTGGCTCTTGGACGCGCTCGTCACCGGAATCTACGGCCTCGACGAGTTCGGGCGGGCGTTCGACGACGACGACACCACTATAAAAACCGCCGTTCAATTCAGTACGTATGAAGAACGTCGATGA
- a CDS encoding NRDE family protein: MCTLTLAWQVFPDAPVVVAANRDEAFGRPSEPPARIEDDPAVVAPRDAEAGGTWVGYNEHGLFVGITNRWIDADPAADRSRGLLVRDALRRESAEAAARFVERELDERSYDGFNLVVADANAAFLFEWDGRLRVPRFDPGVHVVVNVGADDSFTIPSFRAEAGERQAENARRLREALQPEPGESSEAWHDRAASALGNHEYGVCIHGDGFGTRSSSLVAIGEEGASYRFADGPPCETDYVPVESHI; encoded by the coding sequence GTGTGCACACTAACGCTCGCGTGGCAGGTGTTTCCAGACGCGCCCGTCGTCGTCGCGGCCAACCGCGACGAAGCGTTCGGCCGCCCCTCGGAACCCCCGGCGCGCATCGAGGACGATCCGGCAGTCGTCGCCCCGCGCGACGCCGAGGCGGGCGGCACGTGGGTCGGCTACAACGAGCACGGTCTGTTCGTCGGCATCACGAACCGATGGATAGACGCAGACCCGGCGGCGGACCGCTCCCGCGGACTGCTCGTCCGCGACGCACTCCGTCGGGAGTCCGCCGAAGCCGCCGCCCGGTTCGTCGAACGCGAACTCGACGAGCGGAGCTACGACGGCTTCAACCTCGTCGTCGCCGACGCGAACGCGGCGTTTCTCTTCGAGTGGGACGGCCGTCTCCGCGTCCCGCGGTTCGACCCCGGCGTCCACGTCGTCGTCAACGTCGGTGCCGACGACTCCTTCACCATCCCGTCGTTCCGCGCCGAAGCGGGCGAACGACAGGCCGAGAACGCCCGCCGCCTCCGCGAGGCGCTGCAGCCCGAGCCCGGCGAGTCCTCGGAGGCGTGGCACGACCGGGCGGCGTCGGCGCTCGGAAACCACGAGTACGGCGTGTGCATCCACGGAGACGGTTTTGGGACTCGGTCCTCGTCGCTCGTCGCCATCGGCGAGGAGGGCGCGAGCTATCGGTTCGCCGACGGCCCCCCCTGCGAAACCGACTACGTTCCGGTCGAAAGCCACATTTAA
- a CDS encoding helix-turn-helix transcriptional regulator codes for MSATNLEADLTTEERRGLELIRETRGIHQSDFWKQLDIGSRKGSRIAERLAETGLIKRSETVYEGHNTYFLEPAARDLDFSLLMAGDMLSPYIGEEEIDPKSDAFSQWLMNLAYDEY; via the coding sequence GTGAGCGCCACGAACCTCGAAGCGGACCTCACCACCGAGGAACGCCGCGGACTCGAGCTCATCCGCGAGACGCGGGGCATCCACCAGAGCGACTTCTGGAAGCAACTCGACATCGGCTCTCGAAAGGGGAGCCGCATCGCCGAGCGACTCGCCGAGACGGGTCTCATCAAGCGCTCGGAGACCGTCTACGAGGGCCACAACACCTACTTCCTCGAACCGGCGGCCCGCGACCTCGACTTCTCGCTGTTGATGGCCGGCGACATGCTCTCGCCGTACATCGGCGAGGAGGAGATCGATCCCAAGAGCGACGCCTTCTCGCAGTGGCTGATGAACCTCGCGTACGACGAGTACTAA
- a CDS encoding GNAT family N-acetyltransferase: MHYDVRATLPSVETYLSLREAAGMSPRSRAGAERGLPNSLYAVTAFAVDGASESDGEANETPVGMGRIVGDGGTVYQIVDMAVLPDHRGEGLGTKILDELLAFLDEETPANAYVNLVADVDGFYERFGFEETRPASKAMYLRTE, translated from the coding sequence ATGCATTACGACGTTCGAGCGACGCTACCCTCGGTCGAGACGTATCTGTCGCTCCGCGAGGCCGCCGGGATGAGTCCGCGCTCTCGTGCGGGTGCCGAGCGCGGCCTGCCGAACAGCCTCTACGCGGTGACCGCGTTCGCCGTCGACGGCGCGAGCGAAAGCGACGGAGAGGCCAACGAGACGCCCGTCGGGATGGGTCGAATCGTCGGGGATGGCGGGACCGTCTACCAGATTGTCGATATGGCCGTCCTCCCCGACCATCGGGGCGAAGGCCTGGGGACGAAGATACTGGACGAACTCCTCGCGTTTCTCGACGAGGAGACACCGGCGAACGCGTACGTCAACCTCGTCGCCGACGTGGACGGCTTCTACGAGCGCTTCGGCTTCGAGGAGACCAGACCGGCGTCGAAAGCGATGTATCTCAGAACCGAGTAG
- the psmA gene encoding archaeal proteasome endopeptidase complex subunit alpha, producing MQGQAQQQAYDRGITIFSPDGRLYQVEYAREAVKRGTASVGVRTAGGVVLAADKRSRSPLMEPSSVEKLHKADEHVGIASAGHVADARQLIDFARQRAQVNRLRYGEAIGIESLTKEVTDHIQQYTQVGGARPFGVALIVGGIENGEPRLFETDPSGTPYEWQALSIGANRADIRDYLEEHYTEDADLDGGIGLALSALAESNDEGLQPEGVGLATIDVESEQYTERSTDEIESYLSEHDLLSSDDEDAE from the coding sequence ATGCAGGGACAAGCGCAACAGCAGGCGTACGACCGCGGCATCACCATCTTCTCGCCCGACGGCCGACTGTACCAGGTCGAGTACGCACGCGAGGCAGTCAAGCGAGGCACGGCGAGCGTCGGCGTCCGAACCGCCGGCGGCGTCGTGCTGGCTGCGGACAAACGCAGTCGCTCACCGCTGATGGAGCCCTCGAGCGTCGAAAAACTCCACAAGGCCGACGAACACGTCGGCATCGCCTCGGCCGGTCACGTCGCCGACGCGCGCCAACTCATCGATTTCGCCCGCCAACGCGCGCAGGTCAACCGCCTCCGCTACGGCGAGGCCATCGGCATCGAGTCGCTGACGAAGGAGGTCACCGACCACATCCAGCAGTACACGCAGGTCGGCGGCGCGCGCCCCTTCGGCGTCGCGCTCATCGTCGGCGGCATCGAGAACGGCGAACCGCGCCTGTTCGAGACGGATCCGTCGGGGACGCCGTACGAGTGGCAGGCGCTCTCCATCGGCGCGAACCGCGCAGATATCCGCGATTACCTCGAAGAGCACTACACCGAGGACGCGGACCTCGACGGCGGTATCGGCCTCGCGCTCTCGGCGCTCGCGGAGTCGAACGACGAGGGTCTCCAACCGGAGGGCGTCGGCCTCGCCACCATCGACGTGGAGTCCGAGCAGTACACCGAGCGCTCCACCGACGAAATCGAGTCGTATCTCTCCGAACACGACCTGCTGTCGAGCGACGACGAGGACGCCGAGTAA
- a CDS encoding Rpp14/Pop5 family protein, with amino-acid sequence MKHLPKHLRPRWRYLAVGIETWPDAGFGRGEFQRELWYAAQNLLGDVGSADADLTVYGFELGDGVGEAVVRVRRGRVDDARAALACLNSVGDAEIGVRVRGVSGTVRACEESYLRGAAASSEKRQVVFEGSERPAVVRDDVRFVRLPSGVLGATELDFE; translated from the coding sequence ATGAAGCACCTGCCGAAGCATCTCCGACCGCGCTGGCGCTATCTCGCGGTCGGGATCGAAACGTGGCCCGACGCGGGGTTCGGCCGCGGTGAGTTCCAGCGCGAGCTCTGGTACGCCGCCCAGAACCTGCTCGGCGACGTCGGGAGCGCCGACGCCGACCTCACGGTGTACGGCTTCGAACTCGGCGATGGCGTCGGTGAAGCGGTCGTCCGCGTCCGACGCGGCCGCGTCGACGACGCCCGCGCCGCGCTCGCCTGTCTGAACAGCGTCGGCGACGCCGAAATCGGGGTGCGCGTCCGCGGCGTCTCCGGAACCGTGCGCGCCTGTGAAGAAAGCTATTTACGCGGCGCGGCCGCATCTTCCGAGAAGAGACAGGTCGTGTTCGAGGGTTCCGAGCGGCCGGCGGTCGTACGCGACGACGTACGCTTCGTCCGCCTCCCCTCGGGCGTTCTCGGCGCGACGGAACTCGATTTCGAGTGA
- a CDS encoding class I SAM-dependent methyltransferase: protein MKKTVEEHAARFSKIAADYDESQDSDEYKACASLVVDHADPGPDDVVLDLGTGTGAIALALAPKAKRVVGRDISEGMMEQAETKAGEQGIANVEFGRGSFREPDYEGEVDVVVSNFAMHHLSDEQKREAIEVIAELRPRKFVLGDVMFFGEPDPEEPFYSPEVDDPSTVGHLVDCLTGAGFALTAVERVHDQVGVLVAERFGGGDDSDGSDE, encoded by the coding sequence ATGAAGAAGACGGTTGAAGAACACGCCGCCCGCTTCTCGAAGATCGCCGCCGACTACGACGAGAGCCAGGACTCCGACGAGTACAAGGCCTGCGCGTCACTCGTCGTCGACCACGCCGACCCCGGCCCCGACGACGTGGTGCTCGACTTGGGCACCGGCACCGGCGCCATCGCGCTCGCGCTCGCGCCGAAGGCGAAGCGCGTCGTCGGCCGCGACATCAGCGAGGGGATGATGGAACAGGCGGAAACGAAAGCCGGGGAACAGGGGATAGCGAACGTCGAGTTCGGCCGCGGGTCGTTCCGCGAACCCGACTACGAGGGCGAGGTCGACGTGGTGGTCTCGAACTTCGCCATGCACCACCTCTCCGACGAGCAGAAGCGCGAGGCCATCGAGGTCATCGCGGAGCTCCGGCCCCGGAAGTTCGTCCTCGGCGACGTGATGTTCTTCGGCGAACCCGACCCCGAAGAGCCGTTCTACAGTCCCGAGGTCGACGACCCCTCGACGGTCGGTCACCTCGTCGACTGTCTCACCGGTGCCGGGTTCGCGCTGACGGCCGTCGAGCGGGTCCACGACCAGGTGGGCGTGCTCGTCGCCGAGCGGTTCGGCGGGGGCGACGACTCCGACGGAAGCGACGAGTAA
- a CDS encoding RNase P subunit p30 family protein codes for MYEAVHAYPDGDSTPSRFARTAADYGFEGVVVRSQSAPDVDACERASDRYGVDVVDAVEVVAANPEQASGSVGNFRPKTTLLILRGGDDKLNRFATEQARIDVLSRPMAGGDFNHVLAKSAKRNGVRVEFDFRRVLRADGGRRVQALKSMRKLRELVEYYDVPFVVSANPTSHLQLRAPRELVAVGERVGFSADQMETGLREWGRLAARNRERTSESFIAPGVKRGRYEEDG; via the coding sequence ATGTACGAAGCGGTCCACGCCTACCCCGACGGCGACAGCACCCCCTCGCGCTTCGCCCGCACCGCGGCCGACTACGGTTTCGAGGGCGTCGTCGTCCGGTCGCAGAGCGCACCCGACGTCGACGCCTGCGAGCGCGCGAGCGACCGCTACGGAGTCGACGTCGTCGACGCCGTCGAAGTCGTCGCCGCGAACCCCGAGCAAGCAAGCGGGTCGGTCGGGAACTTCCGGCCGAAGACCACACTCCTGATTCTCCGCGGCGGCGACGACAAACTGAACCGCTTCGCCACCGAGCAGGCGCGAATCGACGTGCTGTCGCGGCCGATGGCCGGCGGCGACTTCAACCACGTGCTCGCCAAATCCGCGAAACGAAACGGCGTCCGCGTCGAGTTCGACTTTCGACGGGTGCTCCGCGCCGACGGCGGCCGGCGCGTACAGGCGCTCAAGTCGATGCGGAAACTCCGCGAACTCGTCGAGTACTACGACGTCCCGTTCGTCGTCAGCGCGAACCCCACCTCGCACCTGCAACTGCGCGCGCCGCGGGAACTCGTCGCCGTCGGCGAACGCGTGGGGTTCTCCGCCGACCAGATGGAGACCGGCCTCCGCGAGTGGGGCCGCCTCGCGGCGCGAAACCGCGAGCGAACGTCCGAGTCGTTCATAGCCCCGGGGGTCAAACGAGGCAGGTATGAAGAAGACGGTTGA
- the folP gene encoding dihydropteroate synthase, with amino-acid sequence MNYSEAANFLFDLRRFQVKPGTESVRALLAHLGDPHEHVRFVQVAGSNGKGSTARMVESTLREAGCNVGLYTSPHFDSLRERVRVDGRKMPESALCEFVEEAKPYLVDRAAAGEPLTFFETVTALGLWYFGRSDVDVAVLEVGMGGELDATSVVDPVASAVTNVTLEHTAVLGDTIEEIATTKAHVAPADRPLVTAATGEALAAVRAQAGDVVTVSDASDADAPQNPDLRVSYEGRVNHTESVVIASQGSFEVEARIPMLGAYQAKNAGVAVALARQAADEVGVDLDAETVARGLRNAHWPGRFEVMQREPMVVLDGAHNPGAFEVLAAVLSEFDYEELHLVFGAMHDKDHREMAAALPTPDSVTTCRPNLSRAEDPEILARVFERTGVESVDSVSSVSDALSNALDRAGPDDCVLLTGSLFCVAEARRRWTRLEVPKAVDSRVEARTTLERAGAAPEAVAAAEDDIVHRVVKTQVESRQARALETEMARLGGQCVAAGLDSDGELHDVVLSGTLGQFDRLLARIDGGFVSRANEPSSDSNESDGGPFGLSQVAADLRERLELGDTGGSGESADSAYPWTDSVSVMGILNVTPDSFHDGGEFFDADDAVEQARAMVDAGADVIDVGGESTRPGADPVSVEDEIRRVVPVIEAISELDVAVSVDTRRAAVGRAALDAGADILNDVTGLEDPEMRFLAAEREVPVIVMHSIDAPVVPDRDIDYDDVVEDVIEELNERVLLAEKAGIPRERVIVDPGLGFGKSKPENFELLSRLSEFAALGCPTLVGHSHKSMFELVGQNAGDNLEATIAGTALAVERGADIVRVHDVPENVAAVRVAEATRNPGRFE; translated from the coding sequence ATGAACTACTCCGAGGCGGCGAACTTTCTCTTCGACCTCCGCCGCTTTCAGGTAAAGCCGGGGACCGAGTCGGTTCGGGCGCTGCTGGCCCACCTCGGAGATCCCCACGAACACGTCCGGTTCGTCCAGGTCGCGGGGTCGAACGGGAAGGGAAGCACCGCGCGGATGGTCGAGTCGACGCTCCGAGAGGCGGGGTGCAACGTCGGACTCTACACCTCGCCGCATTTCGACAGCCTCCGCGAACGCGTCCGCGTCGACGGGCGGAAGATGCCCGAGTCGGCGCTCTGCGAGTTCGTCGAGGAGGCGAAGCCGTACCTCGTCGACCGCGCGGCGGCGGGCGAACCGCTCACGTTCTTCGAGACGGTCACGGCGCTCGGCCTCTGGTACTTCGGCCGCAGCGACGTCGATGTCGCCGTGCTGGAGGTCGGGATGGGCGGCGAACTCGACGCGACGAGCGTCGTCGACCCCGTCGCCAGCGCCGTCACGAACGTCACGCTCGAACACACGGCGGTGCTCGGCGACACCATCGAGGAGATTGCGACGACGAAAGCCCACGTCGCGCCCGCGGACCGACCGCTCGTCACCGCCGCGACGGGCGAGGCACTGGCTGCCGTTCGAGCGCAGGCCGGCGACGTAGTTACCGTCTCGGATGCGAGCGACGCAGACGCCCCCCAAAACCCCGACCTCCGAGTGAGCTACGAGGGTCGGGTCAACCACACCGAGTCCGTCGTCATCGCCTCGCAGGGGAGCTTCGAGGTCGAAGCCCGGATTCCGATGCTCGGCGCGTACCAGGCGAAAAACGCGGGCGTCGCCGTCGCGCTGGCCCGTCAGGCGGCCGACGAGGTCGGCGTCGACCTCGACGCGGAGACAGTCGCCCGCGGCCTCCGCAACGCGCACTGGCCGGGACGGTTCGAGGTGATGCAGCGAGAGCCGATGGTCGTCCTCGACGGCGCGCACAACCCGGGGGCGTTCGAGGTTCTCGCGGCCGTGCTCTCGGAGTTCGACTACGAGGAACTCCACCTCGTCTTCGGCGCGATGCACGACAAGGACCACCGCGAGATGGCCGCCGCCCTGCCGACGCCCGACTCCGTGACGACGTGTCGACCGAATCTCAGCCGAGCCGAAGACCCCGAGATCCTCGCCCGCGTCTTCGAGCGGACGGGCGTCGAATCGGTCGACAGCGTCAGTTCGGTCTCCGACGCGCTGTCGAACGCCCTCGACCGAGCCGGTCCCGACGACTGCGTGCTCCTCACCGGTTCCTTGTTCTGCGTCGCCGAGGCGCGGCGGCGTTGGACGCGATTGGAGGTTCCGAAGGCGGTCGACTCTCGGGTCGAGGCGCGGACGACGCTGGAGCGCGCGGGGGCGGCGCCCGAGGCCGTCGCCGCCGCCGAGGACGACATCGTCCACCGCGTCGTGAAGACGCAGGTCGAGAGCCGACAGGCGCGAGCGCTCGAAACCGAGATGGCCCGTCTCGGCGGGCAGTGCGTCGCCGCCGGACTCGACAGCGACGGCGAACTCCACGACGTCGTCCTCTCGGGGACGCTCGGGCAGTTCGACCGACTGCTCGCCCGCATCGACGGCGGGTTCGTGAGCAGAGCGAACGAACCCTCATCCGACTCGAACGAGTCCGACGGCGGTCCGTTCGGCCTCTCGCAGGTCGCCGCCGACCTCCGCGAGCGTCTCGAACTCGGCGACACCGGGGGCAGCGGCGAGTCCGCTGACTCGGCGTACCCGTGGACCGACAGCGTCTCCGTGATGGGGATTCTGAACGTGACGCCCGACTCCTTTCACGACGGCGGCGAGTTCTTCGACGCCGACGACGCCGTCGAGCAAGCGCGGGCGATGGTCGACGCGGGCGCAGACGTCATCGACGTCGGCGGCGAGAGCACCCGCCCCGGCGCGGACCCGGTGTCGGTCGAAGACGAGATTCGGCGGGTCGTGCCGGTCATCGAGGCCATCTCCGAACTCGACGTGGCCGTCTCCGTCGACACGCGGCGAGCGGCAGTCGGCCGGGCGGCGCTCGACGCCGGCGCGGACATCCTCAACGACGTGACCGGCCTCGAAGACCCGGAGATGCGGTTTCTCGCCGCCGAGCGCGAGGTTCCGGTCATCGTCATGCACAGCATCGACGCGCCCGTCGTGCCGGACAGGGATATCGACTACGACGACGTGGTCGAGGACGTCATCGAGGAACTGAACGAGCGCGTCCTCCTGGCCGAGAAGGCGGGTATCCCGCGAGAGCGCGTCATCGTCGACCCCGGCCTCGGTTTCGGCAAGTCCAAACCCGAGAACTTCGAGCTCCTGTCTCGACTCTCCGAGTTCGCGGCGCTCGGCTGTCCGACTCTCGTCGGCCACTCGCACAAATCGATGTTCGAACTCGTCGGGCAGAACGCGGGCGACAACCTCGAAGCGACCATCGCGGGAACTGCTCTAGCAGTTGAACGCGGCGCGGACATCGTCCGCGTCCACGACGTGCCCGAGAACGTCGCGGCCGTTCGGGTCGCGGAGGCGACGAGGAATCCGGGGCGGTTCGAGTAG
- a CDS encoding mechanosensitive ion channel family protein produces the protein MSAALSTSIGEVAATFVDWSPFEQTVAVAIAFLVGFVLITRLRPEVEARYDSDIAEMVTVTLLVAELAAAVLALAAVWNLVVVFDVLAQAVLVDRWTAVRQVVTVAVLATAYLVVRLVNRSIDRLAATDALTKHQSEVAYHVTNVGIFGFGVTVLLYLWGIQLGDLFIGAGVASAVIGLAARETLAAIIAGFVLLLSRPFRAGDWVEVDGRSGIVEDVTIINTKLRTYSDEHLLVPNDHITNNQLMNYSRSDRLRIELEVGVDYETDLEHAQEVAEAAIRDVDTVRDVPSPRAIPQEFGESSILLELRFWIGEPTMRRFWKAKGAVIREVKAAYEREDISIPFPQQTHSRRNPSDSVATQIPARDN, from the coding sequence ATGAGTGCTGCGCTTTCGACGTCCATCGGAGAAGTGGCGGCGACGTTCGTCGACTGGTCACCGTTCGAACAGACCGTCGCCGTCGCCATCGCATTTCTCGTCGGCTTCGTGCTGATAACCCGTTTGAGACCGGAAGTCGAGGCGAGATACGACAGCGATATCGCGGAGATGGTGACGGTGACGCTGCTGGTCGCCGAGCTCGCGGCGGCGGTGTTGGCGCTTGCGGCCGTCTGGAACCTCGTCGTCGTTTTCGACGTGCTCGCGCAGGCGGTTCTCGTCGACCGGTGGACGGCGGTCAGACAGGTGGTGACCGTCGCGGTGTTGGCTACGGCGTATCTGGTCGTTCGACTGGTCAACCGCTCTATCGACCGCCTGGCGGCGACCGACGCGCTGACCAAACATCAGAGCGAGGTCGCCTACCACGTCACCAACGTCGGTATCTTCGGCTTCGGCGTCACCGTGTTGCTCTACCTGTGGGGTATCCAACTCGGCGACCTGTTCATCGGCGCGGGGGTCGCAAGCGCCGTCATCGGCCTCGCGGCCCGCGAGACGCTCGCAGCGATAATCGCAGGGTTCGTCCTGCTGCTCTCGCGGCCGTTTCGCGCCGGCGACTGGGTCGAAGTCGACGGCCGTTCCGGTATCGTCGAGGATGTGACCATCATCAACACGAAACTGCGGACGTACAGCGACGAACATCTGCTCGTCCCGAACGACCACATCACCAACAACCAGTTGATGAACTACTCGCGCAGCGACCGCCTCCGCATCGAACTGGAGGTCGGCGTCGACTACGAAACGGACCTCGAACACGCACAGGAGGTCGCTGAGGCGGCGATACGCGACGTCGATACGGTCCGCGACGTTCCCTCGCCGCGGGCGATTCCGCAGGAGTTCGGTGAGTCGTCGATACTGCTCGAACTCCGCTTTTGGATCGGCGAACCGACGATGCGACGGTTCTGGAAGGCCAAAGGTGCGGTCATCCGGGAGGTGAAGGCGGCGTACGAGCGCGAAGACATCTCCATTCCGTTCCCGCAGCAGACGCACTCCCGGAGAAACCCCTCCGACTCCGTCGCTACCCAGATACCCGCTCGGGACAACTGA